The sequence GCTGGGGGGGAGCAGCTCCCACCCCACACACCTCGCTGAGGTCCGGCACCTCCATTTGCGTCTCGGGAGGGGCCTTCACGGCGATCACCGTCTGCTCCTGGAAGCTGCTGATGGCACGGAGGTCCTGGTAGGTGACATACGCCAGCGTGGACGGGGACAATATAGGAAAAAGAGGGGCTGCGAGCAGGACAGCTCAACCCTCCCATCCCAGGGGAAGCCAGCTGGAGGAGAAGGGGCTCAGAGGGGTCCctgtcctttgtccccaggaccctgtcCTCCCTCCGCCCGTCCCCAGCAAGGATATCTCTGGTTGGCTTTGTCACCCGCCAGCTGCCGCAGCTGCAGGGCACAGTCCTGCAGGAGCTGGTCCAGCGTCCTCTCCGTCCTGGCCAGCTCGGCCAGCTCCTCCCGCAGCGCCTGCTGCTTCGCCGTCACCGCCGCGTCCTCAAAGATCCCCGTCCCCCTGCCAGCGGAGACGGCACCTGAGTGACAGCACGTCCCCCCAGCcacctgtccccacgtccctcccCCTCAGCATCGCTCACATCCACTGGATGTTGTTCTTGGACTTCTTGCGGATGAGCTGGATGCCCTCCAGCACGTTGGTGATGTCGTAGATGCGCCGTTTCTGGACCTCCAGCGCCTCGGCCGCGCGGTTGAGATCCACGACGCCGTCCGGCGACTCGTTCAGCAGACGGATGAATTTCTTGGTGAGGAGCCCCAGCGAGGTGTCGTAGCGAGTCCTCTCACCGGGAGACCTGGGGGCTGCGGGAAAATGAGATGTACCCCATCATCTCCTTAGCGCGGGACAGGGGATGGAGGTGACACAAGGCTGGACATGCTGGGGACATTAAACACTGTACAATCCTCAACCTGATGGAAAAATAACCCCCCCAGGGAGTTTTCTGCCAGTGTGATGATTTAGAGCAGTAGCATGGAGGGGTTGGGGGATGGGCACTGCTCCCACTGTGCCACCTCAGGTCACTTTGGGTGGTGCTAGAAGGGACATCGTAGCACTCTCAGATGGGACATCGaggggctctgtccctctcccagctccccccaccccgtcACTTactcctggggctggggacctgcgCCAGCGTCCTGCTCTTCCCCTTGGGCGTGCGAAATTCCAGGCCCTCCAGGTTCAGCTTCCTCTTGGCCTGGAGCAGGAGAGAAAACCCCACTTCAGGGCTGAGTCAGACCCCCCCGCTCCAGCCCCCTGGACCCCCACCCGGGGCATCACCCAAGCCCGGGATGGGGGATCTCACAAGAGACTCATCCGGTTGCAAAACCCCTTTTGGGAAGGGCTCCCGCAGCGCCCAGCAGGGAGAGCATGAGGGGTGCCGACACCCCCCGTGGTTTCCTGCCCGCTTGTGCTGCAGCCCCCCGgcctccccagctctgcagggaaccCCCCCGGGATTTCCCCTTATCCCCAGCTCCCGGCAGCTCCTTGAGGCTCAGCCCTGGGAACGCCGCGGCTCCGGGTCAGATGCTCACGCTCCCCCccgttggggtgcagggtttaaccCCCCCGCTTCACCACCATCAGAGGCCGAGGGCACCCAGCTGCCACCAGCACACCTGGGGCCGGCCTGGCTCAGCCCCCCGGACCCACGGGTGCCCCAGACACGTGCACCCAGCTGGAGGGAAACTGGGGTGAGGGGGGGGTGCTGGGTCCCGGGAGCGGGGACGCCTTCCCACACACACCGTTACATCACCAGGGCAAACGAGTCCTTGAAGTCacccccaagggacccccctgCAGCATCACTTGGGGACAAAAGACCCAGGGGAGCCGGGGGTGCAGCAGAGCAGATGCAGAGAGAAGCTGCCGGGGGGGTGTCACCAAACCACCCCGGTAACGGGCACAAATTCCCCAGGATCCCCTCACAACCCCAAATATGAGCAAGGGGACTTGGGGGAGGGGGACGCTTTGGTTCAGCACCAGAAAGCAACCCCAAAAGCCCATcccgtgcccccccagccccattacCTGCTCCCAGACCGGGCTGTCCCACAGGGTCCCCCCCAGCACGTCCCGCATGGTGCCCGGCTCAGCACGGCTCCCACGGCAGCTCCTCGGGGAGCGCTCCCCGCTtcgcagggcagggctgggcagcgttCCCACCGGAGGGGGCCGGCGGGAGAGGCGCCGGGGGCTGTTTTCCGCCCCCCCAGGGAGCCAGGTTGGTCCCGAGCTCCTGTGGGAATctgttccctccctcccttccccgaGCAGGTTTTCCCCAGCGAACGCgcctccatccccagcccccgCACCCCCGGATCTGCCCCCGAGCTGCCGGCACCCCAACGGTTAATGCCGAGCGCATGGGAAACACCTGCCCCGGATCAGACCCCAACGCATCTGCCAGCGCGATttgggacggggcgggggggacgaTATCATCTGGGGCCCCCCTGCTGCCGGCAGCCAAACCCTTGGTTCTCTGAACACCAAGGGCTGTGGccacccgtgtgtccccatcGCTAACGTAAGGGGGTCAGCTGCACCCCACCTGCCCAAgctatggggaaactgaggcacaggagcAACGCAGGGCAGGTCCTGGTGTCCTCAGCTGACCTCTCAGAGCCACAGCCACCGAGGCGGTGTCTCCTACCTGTGTGCCAGTGGGGGGATGAAGGGGGTCCCTGCTGCTCCCCAACGAGCAGTTTAGGGTGGGGGGAGTTCAGTGGGCTCGGGCAGGGGCAGGACCCACAGCACTGGGACACATCAGTGAGGGACAATGGACAACGGGGTCCCTCCTGTGTCCCAGCTGCTGCCCCCCCAGCCAGGCAGGATTAGGCACACaacagctgagcagagcagggcGAGGGGTTCCCAGcgccctgccagggctgggggggcgCAGAACAAACTAGAGCAGACAGGGGGGCAGGTACCAAACCCCAAGATCCCCCCAGGGCACTGCGGGACCCCCCCACACTGCACACCAGCCCTGCTTCTCAggatggggggacacagcagCTACACCCTAATATGGTGCTGAGGGTGGGAAAGGAGGCTCGACCCTCCCCGGGTGAGAGCAGGAGCCTGCTGGGGGGGGTGAGGAAGCCAGGGGGGTGCAGGCTGGGCCCCCCGCCAGCTCTACCTGCCAAGCAGCCCTGGGCCCAGCCCTGGCGCCAGAGGCTACACCCTGCGCCCAGCCCAAGCATCAGAGCAGCCCTTTCCCCCGGGGGGGCCGCGGCAGCTCCTCCTGCCAACGTTTCCTTTCAACAGCACCCGCTGCCTTCCCCGGGCTTGCCCGGGCTCTGCCCGGCCCttctggccccccctgcccccccgtgCCAGCCCAACATCCCCACCCCGAGGTGTGGGAACGCGGCGCCCGGGGATGGGCACCCAGAGCTGGCGGGGGGGCCACAGGACACCCCGGGATTGTGTCACCACACCGGGGATGCTGCTCACGCCAAGGAGCCACTGGATCAGGCTCCCCCAGCTGCTCCCTCCCTGTCTTCGGGGTGGCTGATGGCTAGCGGGGCACGGGGGGATGCAGAACCCCAAGATTTGGGGGCTTTCAGCCCCGCCCTGGACAGGGGAGGGAGGGTGACCCCAGCCCTAGTCCCAGGATGGGGAGAACCCCCTGTGTGGGGAAGAAAGGCTGAACCCCCACCCTGGGTACCATTCAAGATGCAGCATCTCCATCCGCTccaccagccccatcccagcacgGACAGAGCGGGGGGCCCGGCCAGCGACCTTCCCCGGGGACGGCTGTAAGACTTGAGCCAGAGAAAGCCCCCCACAGGCAATAGGACGGCCACCACCGTCCCACCCATCCCAATCCCCCcgggtcctgcaccccaaaacatccCTCCTGGATGGGGTCAAAGTGGGACAGGATCCCCCTGGGTCACCCCAGCAGCAAGCGGCGTGCTGCTGAGCAGCTCTCCCACCAGGGAAGGGCCTCAGCCCAGCACCCGTGGGGGCTGCCACCCTCCTGCTGCCCCGGGTGCCCTTTGCAGGGTTGGCTCAGCCCTGCCAGCTCGCGACGAAACCGCGGCGGACTCTGAACGTCCTTGTGCTGGCACGGAGCTGGCAGGGAGAGCCGGGACCCGATGTGGAGACATCGCTCTCCCGGGGCTTCTTCGCAGTCTAGAGCCCCTATAAGAGATCCCAAGGCCCTACAGATCCCATATAGCCAAGGAGCAGGGTGAATACTCAGGATGGGACTGGCACGAGCTAAAGCTACTCCAAAAATTGCATTTTAATGGTGGGAAACTCATTTACCTGCTCCAGGACCACAAAATGAGAGACTAATGGAAATCTGAGACTTTTTGGACCATGGGAGACAACTCATCCCGCTTTCCCGTGCCCGGACGCGGGGTGATGGGCTCCGTCCGGCTGGACCAGGTGAACCCCGGATCATTTATAGGGCGCAAATCCAGCAAAGCAGGTGGGAGCGGCTGCAATTGCCCTGGTTGGGAATCGGGAGGAAACGCTCATCTGATTGCCCCGGATCTGCACACAAAGGTTGTGCCCATAAAcgaggtggggggtggggggagcccTAGATGCCACTGTCACAGGTTGGAAATGGGATCTCCAGCAGCAGGAATCAGATCACGACATCAGAGAATGGGACGGGGAGAGAGAAGAATGTCACGTGCAAGCCACCAAGGGGGATGTAGGAgcactttgtgtccccaggtgtcacaCGAGCCCCTCTCGACCCCATTCAGGGGACAGTCACGGGCAGGAGCCCCCCCATCATCTCCTGGCataggtgatgatgatgatggtgatgccAAAGAGACCATTAGCCCAAAAACCtcttgtccccaagtgtcacttGAGGACACGCACTtcatgtccccaaatgtcacaCAGGTCCCCCAAGACCCCATTCAGGGAGCAGTTGTGGGCAGGAGCACCCTGAGCATCTCCAGGCTGGGGCCTGGTgtgggtgatgatgatgatggtgacgaTGATGCCAAAGAGGTCGTTAATCCAAACCCAGCTCCGCAGTGATGCACGGAAACGGGATTGTGAGTTTGGGGGGTGCTTTAGGGGGGAGCAGCAGCATGGGTCTCTCCCTACACAACAGCCGCCAGCCATGCAGGATTCGGCATCTCACACGTTTCAGAGACAAAGAGGCTGGGAAGGAGACAGGTGGCTCTGGAGCCCCTCAGGACGGGGATGGCAACGgctccagcagccccgcagccACAGCATGGCAGGGGGGAGCAaagccagcccctgtcccccagcCATGGCGATGTCCCCAGCTGGCACCGAGTGTCAGGGAccggggagaggagggggaatcAATAAATAAATCAAGCCTTGAAAAAACTCAATGGAAGTTGGAGGGGTCTGGGATCCCTCCCAGGACCCGGGGAGAACAGAGGCCCACAGTGAGGGCTGGACACGCGcccgggccggggcgggcaggaATTAAATGCCAGCTGCCAGTGGGTCCGACCAGCCGGGGGCTCTGCGGGGGCCCTCCAGGAGGAGAATGGGGGTGGGCAGAGCCACCCACGCACCCCAATGCTGGGCATGGGGCCAGCGCCCGGCccgagcctcagtttccccctttaggggcagctgggctctgcaatGCAGCCCTGAccgcggggctgggggacagggacacagccaAGAGCCAGCAACTCCCTCCCCATGCCAACGCGCACAGCTCCCTGCATCTGTGCCTGGGGTGTCCATGGAGGAAGGGGATTGCTTCAAattcaccccccccaaaaaaaaagacattgcaaGCCCCGCTGTAACCGCAGGCAGGAACCAAGCTTGGGCAG is a genomic window of Patagioenas fasciata isolate bPatFas1 chromosome 25, bPatFas1.hap1, whole genome shotgun sequence containing:
- the E2F2 gene encoding transcription factor E2F2 isoform X2; translated protein: MRDVLGGTLWDSPVWEQAKRKLNLEGLEFRTPKGKSRTLAQVPSPRTPRSPGERTRYDTSLGLLTKKFIRLLNESPDGVVDLNRAAEALEVQKRRIYDITNVLEGIQLIRKKSKNNIQWMGTGIFEDAAVTAKQQALREELAELARTERTLDQLLQDCALQLRQLAGDKANQRLAYVTYQDLRAISSFQEQTVIAVKAPPETQMEVPDLSEDNLQLHLKSTNGPIEVYLCPEEILEDSPTKDHGVPSAVTSPRDHTAPPCLLNSPRPVPHPPHPTSQSWGGTGTPSSPPSLPLAVPGGAGSLLELEAGLLGSPHHLLQQTEDQLPCPPSHLDSGPFITFSPPLEQDDYLWGLEGEGITDLFEAYDLGDLLKH